A section of the Melopsittacus undulatus isolate bMelUnd1 chromosome 3, bMelUnd1.mat.Z, whole genome shotgun sequence genome encodes:
- the C3H1orf198 gene encoding uncharacterized protein C1orf198 homolog, translating to MASMAAAIAASRTAVMNGNRPLDERERKRFSYFSSLSPMARKIMAEKERIRERYGPEWERLPPRQQDEIIDKCLVEPHIQARYAAHRGAGRPAAQPASYPSLRLSTGQKVVHFGDEDITWQDEHSAPFSWETKSQMEFSIASLSIQEQGGAQLQNEQRQPVKAAPGVQVPKSSQANKTPGSDGLIASRKEEESSFWKINAERSKFEGHKSEFQSLTPSQIKSMEKGEKPLPSFYRQESTPKEMAKAEKPSITKPEKSVAPSLPSVSLEWEKPRPAQLSTSPLDDFFLPDPPQDLASSRTNKEDPDGTILTDPQMPGQTSTSNVILKTGFDFLDNW from the exons ATGGCTTCCATGGCGGCGGCGATCGCCGCCTCCCGCACGGCCGTGATGAACGGCAACCGGCCTCTGGACGAGCGGGAGCGCAAGCGATTCAGCTACTTCTCCTCGCTGAGCCCCATGGCGCGCAAGATCATGGCGGAGAAGGAGCGGATCCGCGAGCGCTACGGGCCCGAGTGGGAGCGGCTGCCGCCCCGCCAGCAGGACGAGATCATCGACAAGTGCCTGGTGGAGCCGCACATCCAGGCCCGCTACGCCGCGCACCGCGGGGCCGGCCGGCCAGCCGCGCAGCCCGCCTCCTACCCCAGCCTCCGCCTCAGCACGGGCCAGAAGGTGGTGCACTTCGGCGACGAG gaCATAACTTGGCAAGATGAACACTCAGCTCCATTCTCCTGGGAAACAAAG AGTCAGATGGAGTTCAGCATTGCATCTCTGTCCATACAAGAACAAGGTGGCGCCCAGTTGCAAAATGAACAGAGGCAGCCTGTTAAAGCAGCACCTGGTGTCCAAGTCCCTAAATCTTCTCAGGCCAATAAGACCCCTGGCTCTGATGGGTTGATAGCATCCAGAAAAGAAGAGGAGTCCTCTTTCTGGAAGATAAATGCAGAGCGCTCAAAGTTTGAAGGACACAAGTCTGAGTTCCAGTCCCTCACTCCCAGCCAGATCAAGTCcatggagaaaggagagaaaccCCTTCCCTCTTTCTACAGACAAGAGTCTACTCCAAAGGAGATGGCAAAAGCTGAGAAGCCCAGCATAACTAAACCAGAGAAGTCTGTTGCCCCCAGCCTACCTTCTGTATCTCTTGAATGGGAGAAACCTCGACCTGCTCAACTCTCTACTAGTCCTCTAGATGACTTCTTTCTTCCTGATCCACCACAGGACCTGGCATCTTCTAGGACAAACAAAGAAGATCCTGATGGTACTATACTTACAGATCCGCAAATGCCTGGACAG aCTAGTACAAGCAATGTTATCTTGAAGACTGGCTTTGATTTTCTAGACAACTGGTAA